GCTCCGGACGCGCCCCTCCTTGGTGCCAGGTGGGAACACCATAACAGAGGTGTCTGGAAATAGGAATATGGTCTAGGATATTTTTCTTACGACGGGAGGCCGAGTCCGTCCTCGCCCCCTCCCTATCCCTCCCCCGCTTCGCGGGAGAGGGGACTTGCGTGCGCCCGGTCGGGGCGGTGGCCCTGCTCTGCCTCAGCGTCCGTCATCCCGACCTTTCCCCCAGCGCCACAGGCCCCCTCTCCCGCAAAGCGGGGGAGGGTGGGGGAGGGGGAAATGGAGGGGAGGGGTCTGGGCGGGGGAAACGGCCAGAACGCTTCTCCAAACGCAAACGGCCGGGTAAAGCCCGGCCGTCGCACACGTCCAGAAACAAAAAGGCTCAGGCCTTGTCGGCCTCGCCCGCATCGCCCTTGGCCTCGGCGGGCTCCTCGCGGGGGGCTTTGGGACCGCCGCGAGAGACGCCCACCATGGCGGGGCGCAGGACGCGGTCGCCGATCACATAGCCGGCCTGCACCACCTGGAGCACCGTGCCCGAGGGGACGGTCTCGTCGGGGATCTCGAACATGGCCTGATGGAGATGGGGGTCGAATTTCTGACCCTTGGGCTCGATCCGCCGCACGCCATACTTTTCCAGCGCCTTCAAAAGGCTGCGCTCGGTCAATTCGAGGCCGTCCAGGAGCGACTTCACGCCGCCCTCGGCCTTCTCCTTCACCTCGGTCTCCACCGCGCCGAGCGCCCGGGCGAGATCATCCGCCACGTTCAGCACGTCGCGGGCAAAGGACGTCACGCCATAGGTCTTGGCGTCGGCAATCTCGCGCTCGGCCCGGCGGCGGATATTCTCCGCCTCAGCGAAGGCGCGCAGATACTTGTCCTTGAAAGCCGCCACCTCGGCCGCCAGACGCTCGCGCTCGGCATGGAAACCGTCGGCGGCCGCGGATGCCAGTTCCTGCATGTCGGCAATTTCCGGGTCCGCAGCCGGATTGGTGCGATTGTTGTCGCTCGCGCCACCCTGCTCGCTCATCACGCTGTCCTCGTCACGTCACATGCCGACCCGCCGGGGGCCGGCCTCCATTTGAACCGCATATCGGCATCGTGGGGACAAAAATCAAGCGGAGTCGGACCCGGGCGCTCCCAGAATGCGGCTGACCACCCGCGCGGTGAAGTCCACCATGGGAACGATGCGGCCGTAATTGAGCCGTGTGGGGCCGATCACGCCCAGCACGCCCACCACCCGGCCTTGCCCGTCGCGATAGGGCGCGACGATGGTCGAGGAGCCGGACATGGAGAACAGCTTGTTCTCCGAGCCGATGAAAATGCGCATGGATTGCGCCTCTTCCGCACGGCCCAGCAGGTCCACCACCTCGCTTTTCGCCTCCAGATCGTCGAACAGCAGGCGGATGCGCTCCAGGTCCTCCAGCGCCCGCAGATCCTCCAGGAGCTTGGCCTGCCCGCGCACGATGAGGCGGCGTTCGGACGCATCCCCGCCGGACCAGGAGGCAAAGCCCTCCTCCACCACCCGGGCGGTCAGCTCGTCCAGCTCACGGCGGAGCTGCGCGGTCTGCGCCTCCATCTCGGTGCGCGCCTCGCCCAGCGTGCGGCCGCGCACCCGGGCATTGAGGAAATTGGTCGCCTCCACCAGGGCCGAGACGGGCAGGCCCGCCGGCAAGGGTAGGACGCGATTTTCCACCTGCCCGTCCTCGGACACCAGGATCACCAGCGCCCGGCGCGGGTCGAGGGCCACGAATTCCACATGCTTGAGGCGCGGGTCACTCTTGGTGGCGGTCACCACGCCTGCCCCGCGCGAAAGGCCAGAGAGGAGTGCGGACGCCTCGCTGAGAATGCCCTCCACCGAATAGCCCTTGGCGGCGGCGGCCACCTGGGTCTCGATGCTCTTGCGGTCGCGCTCGTTGACGTCGCCGATCTCCAGCAGCGCATCCACGAAGAAGCGCAGGCCCTGGTCGGTGGGCAGGCGCCCGGCGCTGGTGTGGGGGGCATAGATGAGCCCCGCCGCCTCCAGGTCCGCCATCACATTGCGCACCGAGGCGGGGGAGAGCGTCATGGGGATGATGCGCGAGAGATTGCGCGAGCCCACCGGTTCGCCGGTGGCGAGATAGCTCTCCACGATCTGGCGGAAGATTTCCCGCGAGCGCTCGTCCAGCTGGGCGAGGGCGGCGGAATTTGGGGGAATGAACGGGTTCAAGGGCAATGCGGTCATTCCGGGTTCAGGGGAGGGGGCGGCAAGGGGTGCGGCGCGGGCGTGGGTGCGCGGCAGATGCGGGTGCCGTCCACCAGCGGCGGACGCTGGCGCCGGGCCTTCCAGGTGATCCAATCCGCGCTGTCCTTTCTCCCTTTCCGGATGAGATAGGCAGCCAGAAGCCCACCGCCAAGGAGAATGACAAGCATATAGAGCGCGTCGGAGACCGCCGCGGCGAACTGGAGCGGATCGTCCTGAAGGGTGATCCATCTCATGTGCCTGCGCGGGCCGCCATAGACGGTGCCGTGCACCATGCTCGACCACAGCTGGTACCCGAAAAAGACGAAGGCGAGGAGGATCACGGCCAGGCCAAAGACCAGGATCAGACGCCGGCCCCATCTGTGCTCGAACATCGGCTCCCATTCCCGCAGGGTGCGAACCTCCATCTTAATGGCTGCCCTGCGCTGCGCTCAACGCCTGAAACGCGGCTCCCCCTTGTCGCCCCCTTGCCCCCGCGCCTCCCCGCCCCTACAACCGGCGCCCAGTTTCACCACGGATTGGACAGACGAATGCGCCCCAGCCGACGCGCCGCCGACGAGATGCGTCCCGTTTCCTTCGAGCGGGGCGTGATGCGCCATGCGGAAGGGTCCTGCCTCGTCAAGTTCGGCGACACCCACGTGCTGGTGGCCGCGACCCTGGAAGAGCGCCTGCCGCCGTGGCTGAAGGGCCAGGGCCGGGGCTGGGTGACGGCGGAATATTCCATGCTGCCCCGCGCCACCCTGGAGCGCACCCGCCGCGAGGTCACCCAGGGCAAGCCCTCCGGCCGCACCCAGGAGATCCAGCGCCTGATCGGCCGCTCGCTGCGCACGGTCACCGACCTCGTCGGCCTTGGCGAGCGCCAGATCACGCTGGACTGTGACGTGCTCCAGGCCGATGGCGGCACCCGCACCGCCGCCATCACCGGCGCCTGGATCGCCCTTTATGACTGCCTTGCCTGGATGCATGCCCGCTCCATGGTCAAGGAGATCCCGCTGCGCCAGCATGTGGCGGCGGTGTCCTGCGGCATCTATAACGGGACGCCCGTGCTGGACCTCGACTATGCCGAGGACAGCAAGGCGGAGACCGACGCCAATTTCGTCATGACAGGAACCGGCGGCATCGTGGAGATCCAGGGCACGGCCGAGAAGACCCCCTTCAGCCAGGACGAACTCCTGTCGCTCCTGGGTCTCGCCCGCACCGGCATCGACCGCCTGGTCGCGCTCCAGAAGGAAGCCATCGCCTGATGTCCCACCGCCGTCTCACCGGTCGCCTCGTGGTCGCCACCCACAATCCCGGCAAGCTCATCGAAATGCGCATGCTGCTGGAGCCGTACGGCGTGGAGGCGGTCTCGGCCGGCGAGCTCGGCCTGCCCGAGCCGGAGGAGACCGGCGTCACCTTCGCCGAGAATGCGCGGCTCAAAGCCGTGGCGGCGGCGAAGGCGGCGGACCTGCCCGCCTTCGCCGATGACAGCGGCCTGTGCGTGGACGCGCTGGGCGGCCAGCCCGGCATCTATACCGCCCGCTGGGCCGGTCCCGACAAGGACTTCGAGCTGGCCATGCAGAATGTGCAGGCCCTGCTCATCACCCGTGGCGCCACCACACCCGAGCAGCGCACCGCCAGCTTCGTCTCGGCGCTCTGCATCGCCTGGCCGGACGGCCACCTGGAGGAGTTCGAGGGCGTGGTGTCGGGCACGCTGGTGTGGCCGGTGCGCGGCGCCAAGGGCTTCGGCTACGATCCCATGTTCGTACCGGAGGGCCATGACCGCACCTTCGCGGAGATGACGGCCGAGGAGAAGCATTCCATGCCACCCTTGGGCTTCGGCCTCTCCCATCGCGCGCGGGCCTTCCGCAAGCTGGCGCAGGCGTGCCTGGAAGGGTGAGCGCGCTCTCCCTTCACCCCGCGCAGGATACGGCGGGCGGCTTCGGGGTCTATGTGCATTGGCCCTTTTGCCTGGCCAAATGCCCCTATTGCGACTTCAACAGCCATGTGCGGCACGCCCCGCCCGACCAGGCGCGCTTCGTCGCCGCCTTCCGGCGCGAGATCGCGCACATGCGGGCGCTGTCCGGGCCGCGGGCGGGGCAGAGCGTGTTCTTCGGCGGCGGCACGCCGTCCTTGATGGCGCCGGCGACCGTGGCGGCCATCCTGGAGGCGGTGAACGCCGCCTGGCCGCTCACCGATGACGTGGAGATCACGCTGGAGGCCAATCCCACCAGCGTGGAAGCGGAGCGATTTGCCGGCTATCGATCCGCTGGGGTCAACCGGGTGTCGCTGGGCGTGCAGTCGCTGGTGCCTGAGGATCTCAAAAAGCTCGGACGCATGCATTCGGTGGATGAGGCGCTCAAAGCCGTCGCCATCGCCCGCGCCGCCTTCCCGCGCGTGTCCTTCGACCTCATCTATGCCCGCCCGGACCAGACACCGGAGGACTGGGCGCAAGAGCTCAGGCGCGCCATCGCCGAGGGCTGCGAGCATCTCTCGCTCTACCAGCTCACCATCGAGCCGGGCACCATGTATGAGAAGCTCTATTCCGCCGGAAAGCTTCTCATCCCCGATGACGACCATGCCCGCGCCTTGTGGGACGTGACGCAGGAGATCACGGCGGAGGCGGGTCTTCCCGCCTACGAGATTTCCAACCATGCCCGGCCGGGGGCGCAGGCGCGGCACAATCTGGTCTATTGGCGCTATGGCACCTATGCCGGCATCGGCCCCGGAGCCCATGGCCGGCTGGCGGTGGACGGGGCGCGCGTCGCCACCTTCACGGAGCGCCTGCCCGAGTGGTGGCTGGAGGCGGTGGAGCGGGATGGCCACGGCATGGTCTCGCAGGAGACCCTGGACCTCGCCGAGCAGGCGGACGAAATGCTGCTGATGGGCCTGCGCCTGTCAGAGGGCATCGACCTCACGCGCTACGCCCGCCTCTCCGGCCGGCCGCTGGATGCGGGGCAGATCGCGCTCCTGGCGTCCGAAGGGCTGGTGCGCCGGAACGGCGACCGGCTGGCGGTGACCCCTGCCGGCTTTCCCGTGCTCAATGCGGTGATCGCGGCGCTGGCGGGATAGGTTTGCGAACCGCCGCCCGCCTCGGACGTTCCGGCTGAACAGGGCCTCTGCGGGCTCTCGCTCTTTGCTTTCACGCATGTCCTTCACGCGTACCGGTTCCCGATTCGCGAAAAGGCCTTAGCTGTCCACCCCCAGCAGCCGCTGGGCGGCGGCGCGGGCTTCGTCTGTGATGTTGGCACCCGCCAGCATGCGGGCGATTTCTTCCCGGCGGCTCGGACTGTCGAGACGTGTGACGCGGGTGGCCACCGGCGCATCGCGGCTCACCTTGCCGCCCTTGGCTTGGTCGTGCCCCTTGGCGATCAGCAGATGATGGCCGGCGCGGGCCGCCACCTGCGGGGCATGGGTCACCGCCAGCACCTGAACCCGGCCGGCGAGGCGCGCGAGGCGCTGGCCGATGGCATCTGCCACCGCGCCGCCCACCCCGGTGTCGATCTCGTCGAAGATGAGGGTGGGGGCCGATCCGCGATCCGCCAGAACCACCTTGAGTGCCAGGAGGAAGCGCGCCAGCTCGCCGCCGGAGGCCACCTTCA
This genomic interval from Aquabacter sp. L1I39 contains the following:
- the hrcA gene encoding heat-inducible transcriptional repressor HrcA: MTALPLNPFIPPNSAALAQLDERSREIFRQIVESYLATGEPVGSRNLSRIIPMTLSPASVRNVMADLEAAGLIYAPHTSAGRLPTDQGLRFFVDALLEIGDVNERDRKSIETQVAAAAKGYSVEGILSEASALLSGLSRGAGVVTATKSDPRLKHVEFVALDPRRALVILVSEDGQVENRVLPLPAGLPVSALVEATNFLNARVRGRTLGEARTEMEAQTAQLRRELDELTARVVEEGFASWSGGDASERRLIVRGQAKLLEDLRALEDLERIRLLFDDLEAKSEVVDLLGRAEEAQSMRIFIGSENKLFSMSGSSTIVAPYRDGQGRVVGVLGVIGPTRLNYGRIVPMVDFTARVVSRILGAPGSDSA
- the grpE gene encoding nucleotide exchange factor GrpE, which produces MSEQGGASDNNRTNPAADPEIADMQELASAAADGFHAERERLAAEVAAFKDKYLRAFAEAENIRRRAEREIADAKTYGVTSFARDVLNVADDLARALGAVETEVKEKAEGGVKSLLDGLELTERSLLKALEKYGVRRIEPKGQKFDPHLHQAMFEIPDETVPSGTVLQVVQAGYVIGDRVLRPAMVGVSRGGPKAPREEPAEAKGDAGEADKA
- the rph gene encoding ribonuclease PH — encoded protein: MRPSRRAADEMRPVSFERGVMRHAEGSCLVKFGDTHVLVAATLEERLPPWLKGQGRGWVTAEYSMLPRATLERTRREVTQGKPSGRTQEIQRLIGRSLRTVTDLVGLGERQITLDCDVLQADGGTRTAAITGAWIALYDCLAWMHARSMVKEIPLRQHVAAVSCGIYNGTPVLDLDYAEDSKAETDANFVMTGTGGIVEIQGTAEKTPFSQDELLSLLGLARTGIDRLVALQKEAIA
- the hemW gene encoding radical SAM family heme chaperone HemW; amino-acid sequence: MSALSLHPAQDTAGGFGVYVHWPFCLAKCPYCDFNSHVRHAPPDQARFVAAFRREIAHMRALSGPRAGQSVFFGGGTPSLMAPATVAAILEAVNAAWPLTDDVEITLEANPTSVEAERFAGYRSAGVNRVSLGVQSLVPEDLKKLGRMHSVDEALKAVAIARAAFPRVSFDLIYARPDQTPEDWAQELRRAIAEGCEHLSLYQLTIEPGTMYEKLYSAGKLLIPDDDHARALWDVTQEITAEAGLPAYEISNHARPGAQARHNLVYWRYGTYAGIGPGAHGRLAVDGARVATFTERLPEWWLEAVERDGHGMVSQETLDLAEQADEMLLMGLRLSEGIDLTRYARLSGRPLDAGQIALLASEGLVRRNGDRLAVTPAGFPVLNAVIAALAG
- the rdgB gene encoding RdgB/HAM1 family non-canonical purine NTP pyrophosphatase yields the protein MSHRRLTGRLVVATHNPGKLIEMRMLLEPYGVEAVSAGELGLPEPEETGVTFAENARLKAVAAAKAADLPAFADDSGLCVDALGGQPGIYTARWAGPDKDFELAMQNVQALLITRGATTPEQRTASFVSALCIAWPDGHLEEFEGVVSGTLVWPVRGAKGFGYDPMFVPEGHDRTFAEMTAEEKHSMPPLGFGLSHRARAFRKLAQACLEG